One window of the Candidatus Polarisedimenticolia bacterium genome contains the following:
- a CDS encoding phosphatase PAP2 family protein — translation MSFLNRPPGMDRPARCLTVILLLGLAGCATTPIRKEGDADLPLWPSGPRWKTASLNGLRDPITWGGAAGAAVIAAAGWDSKISSWAVENTPVFGSVDHAKAASDDLRSLCALAMLGTALAVPGGSYPWRSRFERLLVEEGGVWSASSVTNLMKESISRERPDETDTHSFPSGHSTRAFAYNGMSLRNLDAMDLPGSGRTSLKILFTTLAAGTAWARVEGERHYPSDVLAGAAIGNFISVFIHDAFLGRREQVSATLRADPEERSLSLRITFP, via the coding sequence ATGAGCTTCCTCAATCGGCCTCCCGGCATGGATCGGCCGGCGAGATGCCTCACGGTCATATTGCTGCTTGGTCTCGCCGGCTGCGCCACAACCCCGATTCGCAAGGAAGGCGACGCGGACCTCCCACTGTGGCCGAGCGGGCCTCGATGGAAGACCGCCTCCCTGAATGGCCTTCGTGATCCGATCACCTGGGGGGGCGCCGCGGGCGCGGCCGTCATCGCCGCCGCGGGGTGGGACAGCAAGATCTCGAGCTGGGCGGTCGAGAACACGCCTGTCTTCGGGTCCGTCGACCATGCCAAAGCCGCCAGCGACGACCTGCGCTCGCTGTGCGCCCTGGCGATGCTGGGCACCGCGCTGGCAGTCCCCGGAGGAAGCTACCCCTGGCGCTCCCGGTTCGAGCGTCTCCTGGTCGAGGAGGGCGGCGTCTGGTCGGCTTCCAGCGTCACCAACCTCATGAAGGAGAGCATCAGCCGCGAGCGACCGGACGAAACCGACACTCATTCCTTTCCCTCGGGGCACAGCACCCGCGCCTTCGCATACAACGGGATGAGCTTGCGGAACCTGGATGCCATGGATCTCCCCGGCAGCGGCCGGACCTCCCTGAAGATCCTGTTCACCACGCTGGCCGCCGGCACCGCCTGGGCGCGCGTCGAGGGGGAGAGGCATTACCCCTCGGATGTTCTGGCGGGGGCCGCAATCGGCAATTTCATCTCAGTATTCATCCACGATGCTTTCCTCGGCCGCAGGGAGCAGGTCTCCGCGACGCTGCGAGCCGATCCCGAAGAGCGGTCTCTGAGCTTACGTATTACCTTCCCCTGA
- a CDS encoding AraC family transcriptional regulator, with protein MKPSLPVRPAPLGSTSKDVAGIDIQWLFDGQLVRLNRWCCRETATGLTGERRQFWSVIGFVHGGAYELHSPRGSVLVDPMKVAFLNSFEAYQTRHPCGCGDHGTSLILREDVLREIVSRYRPDLSEPAKAPFPLPAGPCPNRAFVRYRRLLDRLLAGGGADPVRAEEAALQVADDIVAASFSVGPPPPPGRRSVRRDLAEDLRRLLGRTFREPVRLARLAKELETSPFHLCRVFREETGESIHRYLTRLRLRAAVEALGRGEKDLSGLAFELGFSSHSHFSHSFRREFGIPPSRFRPSPAGSIRAGF; from the coding sequence ATGAAACCCTCGCTGCCGGTCAGGCCCGCACCCCTCGGGTCGACGTCGAAGGATGTCGCCGGAATCGATATCCAGTGGCTTTTCGACGGCCAGCTCGTACGCCTGAACCGCTGGTGCTGCCGGGAGACCGCGACCGGGCTCACCGGGGAGCGCCGGCAATTCTGGAGCGTCATCGGATTTGTCCACGGCGGCGCCTACGAGCTTCACTCTCCGCGTGGCAGCGTTCTCGTCGATCCGATGAAAGTCGCCTTCCTCAATTCTTTCGAGGCCTATCAGACCCGGCACCCCTGCGGGTGCGGCGATCACGGAACCTCGCTCATTCTCCGGGAGGATGTCCTGCGGGAAATCGTGTCGAGGTACCGGCCCGATTTGAGCGAGCCGGCCAAGGCTCCCTTCCCATTGCCGGCCGGGCCCTGTCCGAACCGGGCTTTTGTCCGCTATCGGCGGCTCCTCGATCGGCTGCTAGCCGGCGGCGGGGCCGATCCGGTACGGGCGGAGGAAGCCGCCTTGCAGGTGGCCGATGACATCGTTGCCGCCAGCTTTTCCGTGGGACCTCCACCGCCGCCGGGCCGGCGAAGCGTGCGCCGCGATCTGGCCGAGGACCTCCGTCGCCTGTTGGGGCGGACCTTCCGGGAGCCGGTCCGCCTGGCGCGCCTTGCAAAGGAGCTGGAAACGAGCCCCTTCCATCTTTGCCGCGTGTTCCGCGAGGAAACCGGGGAATCGATTCACCGGTACCTGACGCGGCTGCGGCTGCGCGCCGCGGTCGAGGCGCTGGGACGCGGGGAAAAGGACCTCAGCGGTCTCGCCTTCGAGCTCGGCTTCTCGAGCCACAGCCATTTCTCCCACTCCTTTCGCCGCGAGTTCGGCATCCCCCCGTCCAGGTTCCGCCCTTCTCCCGCCGGTTCGATCCGAGCAGGATTCTGA
- a CDS encoding redoxin domain-containing protein, translated as MQLVELQEAKQRFRRRGLGLAAVTYDSPATLVEFAATQHIDYPLLADPGSEIIRAFDVLDPDNSDFNRAGDGSAPKDMAYPGYFVIDREGRITAKFFEAIYSDRHTPNNVLGSLYPGGSAGSRVRSRHLTAQPGQSDRIAAPGNRVTLFVEISLPHGVHVYAPGVEKYLPLELRLEPPAPFETRPPLYPAPRVLEIPVIHESVPVYEKHLRVSVDLIVPGRSRKFLSSLQEAPEQYQEFEIPGTLRYQACDAKVCYRPEEARWSWRLGVKLRNIPRASPENRRS; from the coding sequence GTGCAGCTGGTCGAGCTGCAGGAGGCGAAGCAGCGGTTCCGCCGCCGCGGCCTCGGCCTGGCCGCGGTGACCTACGATTCCCCTGCGACGCTCGTGGAATTCGCCGCAACGCAGCACATCGACTATCCGCTGCTGGCCGATCCCGGCTCGGAAATCATTCGCGCCTTCGACGTCCTCGACCCCGACAATTCCGATTTCAATCGCGCGGGCGACGGGAGCGCGCCGAAGGACATGGCCTATCCCGGCTACTTCGTGATCGATCGCGAGGGGCGGATCACCGCGAAGTTCTTCGAGGCGATCTATTCCGACCGCCACACTCCGAACAACGTCCTGGGGAGCCTGTACCCGGGCGGTTCCGCCGGGAGCCGCGTGCGCTCGCGCCACCTGACCGCGCAGCCGGGGCAGTCGGATCGCATCGCGGCTCCCGGTAATCGCGTCACGCTGTTCGTGGAGATCTCCCTGCCGCACGGCGTGCACGTCTATGCGCCCGGCGTCGAAAAGTACCTGCCTCTCGAGCTTCGCCTGGAGCCCCCGGCGCCATTCGAGACCCGGCCGCCCCTTTATCCCGCGCCGCGGGTCCTGGAGATTCCCGTCATCCACGAGAGCGTTCCGGTTTACGAGAAACACCTGCGCGTCTCCGTGGATCTGATCGTTCCCGGGCGCAGCCGCAAGTTCCTCTCCTCCCTGCAGGAAGCACCGGAGCAATACCAGGAATTCGAGATCCCGGGAACGCTCCGGTATCAGGCCTGCGACGCCAAGGTCTGCTACCGCCCCGAGGAGGCGAGGTGGAGCTGGCGGCTCGGCGTCAAGCTCAGGAACATCCCCCGCGCCTCGCCGGAGAATCGGAGGAGCTGA
- a CDS encoding peptidoglycan DD-metalloendopeptidase family protein encodes MKRFVVALVVLMLLYPAWAPAQTDSQAMRDAAALYKAGRFAEAAKAYEAVTGQEPDNGTAFYQWGLSLWEMGDAARAIEVLKKADPLLAGMPMMQSGVRFRIGRAYARLKDREKAFEWLGRAMESGFPNYTLFSTDPDITTLKGDTRYQKIHDQLYQLTLPSVNPTLPVALEIPVHPNPFRAEGKTVLAYELHVCSLFPGDLSLQRLEVLSDAPDGKVLAQYQGDELGALLSHPGLPQEPEDKGSIAPGTRTVAFLWIPIDPASPVPARLRHRLLIRAVNPGNNVVQRILEGGPVDVGAPAVTIGPPLKGQGWVARWIGNESFHRRGLMVINGEMGIGQRFATDWDKYGPDGKTLHGDGTHNADFASYGQEAIAVADATVKLVKTDVPENDLSNANLPNTLDLAAGNHVVLDLGGGRYALYAHLQNDIPVRAGQKVRRGQLIGHVGNTGNAVGPHLHFQLSTKAAPLTGEGLPFVIDSYELLGHETEEQGKAGTWEPPVDRAESRKKEMPVGNQIVRFGS; translated from the coding sequence ATGAAGCGATTTGTCGTGGCGTTGGTGGTGCTGATGCTGCTCTATCCGGCCTGGGCTCCCGCGCAGACCGATTCCCAGGCCATGCGCGACGCGGCGGCCCTTTACAAAGCGGGCAGATTTGCCGAGGCTGCGAAGGCCTACGAGGCCGTGACGGGACAGGAGCCCGACAATGGCACCGCCTTTTATCAGTGGGGACTGTCGCTGTGGGAGATGGGAGACGCAGCGCGGGCCATCGAGGTCCTGAAGAAGGCCGATCCCCTGCTGGCCGGAATGCCGATGATGCAATCGGGCGTCCGTTTCCGGATCGGGCGCGCTTACGCGCGGCTGAAGGACCGGGAGAAGGCTTTTGAATGGCTGGGCCGCGCCATGGAGTCGGGGTTCCCGAACTACACCTTGTTCAGTACCGATCCCGACATCACGACGCTGAAGGGCGACACGCGGTACCAGAAGATTCATGACCAGCTGTACCAGCTGACGCTGCCTTCGGTGAATCCGACACTGCCGGTGGCGCTGGAGATTCCGGTCCATCCGAACCCTTTCCGGGCGGAGGGAAAGACCGTCCTCGCCTACGAATTGCACGTTTGCAGCCTCTTTCCCGGAGATCTCTCCCTGCAGCGGCTCGAGGTCCTCTCCGACGCTCCCGACGGGAAAGTGCTGGCGCAATATCAGGGCGATGAATTGGGAGCGCTCCTGTCCCATCCAGGCCTCCCGCAGGAGCCTGAGGACAAGGGCTCGATCGCCCCCGGGACACGCACCGTGGCCTTTCTCTGGATCCCGATCGACCCCGCCTCACCCGTGCCCGCGCGCCTCCGGCACCGGCTTCTGATCCGTGCGGTCAATCCGGGAAACAATGTCGTCCAACGGATCCTCGAAGGCGGCCCCGTCGACGTCGGGGCGCCCGCAGTGACCATCGGACCTCCTCTCAAAGGCCAGGGATGGGTGGCGCGCTGGATCGGCAACGAGTCATTTCACCGGCGCGGCCTGATGGTCATCAACGGGGAGATGGGAATCGGACAGCGCTTCGCGACCGACTGGGACAAATACGGACCCGATGGGAAGACTCTGCATGGCGACGGGACGCACAATGCCGATTTCGCCTCTTACGGCCAGGAGGCGATTGCCGTGGCCGATGCGACGGTCAAATTGGTCAAGACCGACGTTCCCGAGAACGATCTCAGCAATGCGAATCTGCCCAACACTCTCGACCTGGCAGCCGGGAACCATGTCGTGCTCGATCTCGGCGGCGGGCGCTACGCCCTGTACGCCCACCTGCAGAACGACATCCCGGTTCGTGCGGGCCAGAAGGTCCGCCGGGGGCAGCTCATCGGCCATGTCGGCAACACCGGGAACGCCGTCGGGCCGCACCTGCACTTCCAGCTGTCCACGAAGGCCGCCCCGTTGACCGGAGAAGGGCTGCCGTTCGTCATCGATTCCTACGAGCTTCTCGGACACGAGACGGAGGAGCAAGGCAAGGCAGGGACCTGGGAGCCTCCCGTCGATCGGGCCGAGTCCCGCAAAAAGGAGATGCCGGTCGGCAACCAGATCGTCCGCTTCGGCTCCTGA
- a CDS encoding cytochrome c peroxidase, whose product MAICWALTSIVGGALGIYAASADSTNGSEVSLDRELTRALERAGFTGRIESTLETRLGRPIDAPRANLGRMLFFDKILGLHDDNSCAGCHSPAFGFGDSQRMAIGVQNNGIVGPHRMGPRNQRRSPLASNTIFYPALMWTPRFTAISGDPFNSPLGFKFPPPENIVTGMPTLLSAQGSLPSTELVEMAGFSGIAANPGPFGPRHYQFDDGLGQALPAPDETGFHNFPIQAVVNARLNAVPAYLDLFARAFNGGVPLAPGGITIEMRRLAVAEFQASLTAADAPLDHYARGETWALTDAQKRGALLFFGRARCVSCHAVSGKSNEMFSDFSAHRIGGPQVAPAFGIGAGDTIFDGPGEDEDFGFEQTEGDSAKRYMFRTAPLRNLRVAPGFFHNGAFGSLEAAIAHHLDPEDSLRHYDPVANDLPSDLHVGPFMGILKSGIDPLLRGQIKLSDREFQDLVDFVRNGLFDPKVEEFCNRIPAAVPSGRPLQVFEGCP is encoded by the coding sequence ATGGCAATCTGTTGGGCCTTGACCTCGATCGTCGGCGGCGCCCTGGGAATCTACGCCGCAAGCGCCGATAGCACGAATGGGAGCGAGGTGAGCCTCGACCGCGAGCTGACGCGCGCGCTCGAGAGAGCCGGATTCACCGGACGCATCGAATCGACCCTGGAAACGCGGCTGGGCCGGCCGATCGACGCGCCCCGAGCCAATCTCGGCCGCATGCTCTTCTTCGACAAGATCCTGGGGCTGCATGACGACAATTCCTGCGCCGGATGTCATTCGCCGGCCTTCGGGTTCGGCGATTCCCAACGGATGGCCATCGGCGTCCAGAACAACGGCATCGTAGGTCCCCACCGGATGGGCCCCCGCAACCAGCGGCGTTCGCCCCTGGCATCGAACACGATCTTCTATCCGGCGCTGATGTGGACGCCCCGCTTCACGGCGATCTCGGGCGACCCCTTCAACTCGCCCCTCGGGTTCAAGTTCCCGCCTCCCGAGAACATCGTGACCGGCATGCCGACGCTGCTTTCCGCTCAGGGCTCGCTCCCTTCGACCGAGCTGGTGGAGATGGCCGGCTTTAGCGGCATCGCCGCCAATCCGGGTCCTTTCGGTCCACGTCACTACCAGTTCGACGACGGGCTCGGACAGGCCCTACCCGCTCCGGACGAAACCGGTTTCCACAATTTCCCCATCCAGGCAGTAGTGAACGCGCGGCTCAATGCCGTGCCGGCTTACCTCGATTTGTTCGCGCGGGCGTTCAACGGCGGCGTGCCGCTGGCGCCCGGCGGGATCACCATCGAGATGCGCCGGCTCGCCGTCGCCGAGTTCCAGGCCAGCCTGACCGCAGCCGACGCCCCGCTGGATCATTACGCCCGCGGAGAAACGTGGGCCCTGACCGACGCCCAGAAGCGCGGCGCGCTCCTCTTTTTCGGCAGGGCCCGGTGCGTTTCGTGCCATGCTGTCTCGGGCAAGTCCAACGAGATGTTCAGCGATTTCAGCGCCCACCGGATCGGCGGCCCGCAGGTCGCCCCGGCCTTCGGGATCGGAGCGGGAGACACCATCTTCGACGGACCGGGAGAGGACGAAGACTTCGGCTTCGAGCAGACGGAAGGCGATTCAGCCAAGCGCTATATGTTCCGGACCGCGCCGCTCAGGAACCTCAGGGTTGCTCCCGGTTTCTTCCACAACGGCGCTTTCGGAAGCCTGGAGGCGGCCATCGCCCATCACCTGGACCCGGAAGACTCGCTGCGTCATTACGACCCGGTCGCCAACGACCTGCCTTCGGATCTCCACGTGGGTCCTTTCATGGGAATTCTGAAGTCGGGCATCGACCCGCTGCTCCGGGGGCAGATCAAGCTCTCGGATCGGGAATTCCAGGACCTGGTCGATTTCGTGCGTAACGGCCTGTTCGACCCGAAAGTGGAGGAATTCTGCAATCGGATTCCCGCCGCGGTGCCGAGCGGAAGGCCTCTCCAGGTGTTCGAGGGCTGCCCTTAG
- a CDS encoding ABC transporter permease, whose protein sequence is MDDLIRDLRYAFRFLLSRPTFSAIAVLTLALGIGANTAIFSVVNGVLLRPLPYRDPGRLVLVAERTSYPTVSTSYQNFVDWRDQSRSFESMEATRATTMTLSGAGEPERLNARMVTAGLFDMLGARAEAGRTFLADEDKPNGAPVAILSHGLWERRFGGSRQILGKPVNLDGQPYTVVGILPAGFQILQPADFFLPFTPWAATLPDDRNWHPGIIALARLKPGVSREQARQEMIGIAKRLETQYPLYNTDKSADVVGLQDQLVKDQRPALLLLLGAVSFVLLIACVNLANLLLARAATRGREVAVRTALGASRGRLIRQLLTESVLLAAAGGTVGLAVAWAALGWLLKMAADSIPQGAVIGVDASVLAFTAGVSLLAGILFGIVPALRTATPDLREALNEGSRGSTGGPGQHRLRSALVIMEIAFAMVLLVGSGLLLRSFSRLQDVPPGFRPDHLLVVDLPASPTTYAEPARRYDFYDRLIERARALPGVRAAAAASFLPVSGGGSMLHFNVKGKPPGSPKDFTAAGYRAVTPGYFEALGVPLLRGRHLTAADRDGRGSVVLVNATMAKTYFPGVNPLGQWIQLGATPEAEVPWMEVVGVVGDVRQGLALDPQAEMYLPFRQADQLLPVFQLSLVLRSAGEPLAQVQALRSAVAEIDPDQPLVKVRTMEENMAASVAQPRFRTWLIGIFAGIALALAAVGIYGVMSYTVTQRTSEIGVRVTLGARPVEIFRIIVGQGLRLACIGVGFGLAAALAATRLLESFLFGVSAYDPWTLAGVAILLVLVSLAACLLPARRATRMDPVAALRCE, encoded by the coding sequence ATGGACGACCTGATTCGGGATTTGCGCTACGCCTTCCGGTTCCTCCTGAGCCGTCCAACCTTCAGCGCCATCGCGGTCCTGACCCTGGCGCTGGGAATCGGCGCGAATACCGCCATCTTCAGCGTCGTCAACGGAGTGCTCCTCCGCCCTCTCCCCTATCGCGACCCGGGGCGGCTCGTCCTGGTCGCCGAGAGGACGAGCTATCCCACGGTCAGCACGTCGTATCAGAATTTTGTCGATTGGCGCGATCAGAGCCGCAGCTTCGAGTCGATGGAGGCAACCCGCGCGACCACCATGACGCTCAGCGGCGCCGGCGAGCCCGAGCGCCTCAATGCCCGGATGGTCACCGCGGGGCTTTTCGACATGCTGGGCGCGCGGGCCGAGGCGGGCCGGACCTTTCTGGCGGACGAGGACAAGCCTAACGGAGCACCGGTGGCGATCCTCAGCCACGGCCTCTGGGAGCGCCGTTTCGGCGGATCGCGGCAAATCCTCGGGAAGCCCGTCAACCTCGACGGACAGCCTTACACGGTCGTCGGGATCTTGCCCGCCGGCTTCCAGATCCTTCAGCCTGCCGACTTCTTCCTTCCCTTCACTCCCTGGGCCGCGACACTTCCCGACGATAGGAATTGGCATCCGGGTATCATCGCACTCGCCCGGCTGAAGCCTGGAGTCTCGCGGGAGCAGGCGCGCCAGGAGATGATCGGCATCGCCAAGCGTCTCGAGACGCAATACCCTCTCTACAACACCGACAAGAGCGCCGATGTCGTCGGGCTGCAGGACCAGCTCGTCAAGGACCAGCGACCCGCACTCCTCCTGTTGCTGGGCGCCGTGAGCTTCGTGCTCCTGATCGCGTGTGTCAATCTGGCGAATCTCCTGCTCGCCCGGGCCGCCACGCGCGGCCGCGAAGTCGCCGTCCGTACCGCGCTGGGCGCGAGCCGAGGCCGTTTGATCCGACAGCTCCTCACGGAGAGTGTCCTCCTCGCGGCCGCCGGCGGAACCGTCGGCCTGGCGGTCGCCTGGGCGGCGCTCGGCTGGCTCCTCAAAATGGCCGCCGACAGCATTCCCCAGGGTGCCGTCATCGGTGTGGATGCCTCGGTCCTCGCATTCACCGCCGGCGTTTCCCTGTTGGCGGGGATCCTCTTCGGCATCGTCCCGGCCCTGCGCACCGCGACCCCCGACTTGCGCGAAGCCCTCAACGAAGGATCGCGCGGATCGACCGGCGGTCCCGGACAGCATCGTCTCCGGAGCGCCCTGGTGATCATGGAGATTGCCTTTGCGATGGTTCTGCTCGTCGGGTCGGGCCTGCTGCTGCGCAGCTTTTCCCGGCTGCAGGACGTTCCCCCGGGATTCCGGCCCGATCATCTCCTGGTCGTCGATCTCCCGGCCTCCCCGACGACCTATGCCGAGCCTGCGCGACGCTACGATTTCTACGATCGGCTGATCGAGCGGGCGCGTGCTCTTCCGGGCGTGCGTGCCGCGGCCGCTGCTTCCTTTCTTCCCGTCAGCGGCGGCGGCTCGATGCTCCATTTCAACGTGAAGGGCAAGCCGCCGGGTTCCCCGAAGGACTTCACCGCGGCAGGCTATCGCGCGGTCACGCCGGGATACTTCGAAGCTCTCGGCGTTCCGCTCCTCCGGGGCCGCCACCTCACGGCGGCCGACCGGGATGGCAGAGGGTCGGTGGTGCTCGTTAATGCGACGATGGCGAAGACTTACTTCCCCGGCGTGAACCCGCTGGGCCAGTGGATTCAGCTCGGCGCGACGCCCGAGGCGGAGGTTCCCTGGATGGAGGTGGTGGGCGTGGTCGGTGACGTGCGTCAAGGACTCGCGCTCGATCCGCAGGCGGAGATGTACCTGCCGTTCCGGCAGGCGGATCAGCTGCTTCCCGTTTTCCAGCTGTCTCTCGTCTTGCGGAGCGCCGGGGAGCCGTTGGCCCAGGTCCAGGCGCTTCGCAGCGCCGTGGCGGAAATCGACCCCGACCAGCCGCTCGTCAAGGTGCGCACCATGGAGGAGAACATGGCCGCCTCGGTCGCCCAGCCGCGCTTCCGCACCTGGCTGATCGGGATCTTCGCCGGGATCGCCTTGGCCCTCGCCGCCGTCGGCATCTATGGGGTGATGTCCTACACCGTCACCCAGCGTACGAGCGAGATCGGCGTCCGCGTGACGCTGGGCGCGCGACCCGTGGAAATCTTCCGCATCATCGTGGGCCAGGGCCTCCGACTCGCCTGCATCGGGGTCGGATTCGGACTGGCCGCGGCGCTGGCCGCCACACGCCTGCTGGAAAGCTTCCTGTTCGGGGTCAGCGCCTACGATCCGTGGACCCTGGCGGGGGTCGCGATTCTCCTCGTCCTCGTATCCCTGGCCGCATGCCTCCTTCCCGCCCGGCGAGCCACCCGCATGGATCCGGTGGCCGCGCTGCGGTGCGAATGA
- a CDS encoding energy transducer TonB, protein MKWSFLGAKPGQIGVLLELDLAVGLFRVLSSDGLEGSIELIDIGADGVFTRDRNLRLLEVSFPPEDPKEASILVWSPALDAPIVVDGQEVARTPAYINLEVGAHEISVKFPDGSGAGTRLEATGASKDTLYLHGLEREVSSRWNPAYLLEKAGSGGKPPNEGRKPSLQWIDEAGGARLYLGFPPVKLPVITHKVVPAYPEAAMKSGIRGRVALEAIIGTDGLIHGARVIASHDAMLSHAALEAIKEWTYMPATLEGSPVPVVFTITVDFGV, encoded by the coding sequence GTGAAGTGGAGCTTCCTGGGCGCCAAGCCTGGTCAGATAGGTGTTCTGCTTGAACTGGACCTTGCCGTCGGCCTGTTCCGCGTGTTGAGCTCCGACGGGCTCGAGGGATCAATCGAGCTGATTGACATCGGAGCTGACGGAGTTTTCACCAGGGATCGGAACCTGCGGCTTCTTGAGGTTTCCTTTCCTCCAGAGGACCCCAAGGAAGCTTCCATCCTGGTCTGGTCGCCCGCTTTGGATGCTCCCATAGTCGTGGACGGACAGGAGGTGGCAAGAACCCCGGCCTACATCAACTTGGAGGTCGGTGCTCACGAGATAAGCGTCAAGTTCCCGGATGGGAGCGGCGCTGGAACACGGCTGGAGGCCACTGGGGCATCGAAGGACACCTTGTATCTCCACGGCCTTGAGCGGGAGGTCTCCTCACGCTGGAATCCAGCTTATCTGCTCGAGAAGGCCGGCTCGGGCGGCAAGCCACCGAACGAGGGGAGGAAGCCATCCCTTCAATGGATAGACGAAGCCGGCGGAGCTCGCCTCTACCTCGGCTTTCCCCCCGTGAAGCTCCCTGTCATTACCCATAAGGTCGTGCCTGCCTATCCAGAAGCCGCGATGAAGTCAGGCATTCGAGGCCGTGTTGCCCTCGAGGCAATCATCGGAACGGACGGTCTCATCCACGGAGCCCGCGTCATCGCCAGCCATGATGCAATGCTCTCCCATGCTGCCTTGGAAGCCATCAAGGAATGGACCTATATGCCCGCCACGCTTGAAGGCAGTCCTGTTCCCGTGGTTTTCACGATAACCGTCGATTTTGGCGTTTGA
- a CDS encoding cytochrome c produces the protein MKLSAAQLLQRGSLRTVVLASTPGYGDVTMRFKAVPMTDLLPARYARPELSLVFECLDGFAATIPAARVLGQAPDGPRAFLAIEDPASPWPPLKKQPQATAGPFYLIWQTGPSMRVAHEEWPYQIFRISVREAEGEFRGIAPMGEADSKAKAGFEIFVRNCSPCHRLNGVGSSEVGPDLNSPMNPTEYFREGIFEKYVRDPASLLRWPDQKMPSFPPEVLTDAELSQLRAYLATMARHKKAPSP, from the coding sequence TTGAAACTGTCCGCCGCACAGCTGCTGCAGCGTGGCTCCTTGAGGACGGTCGTTCTGGCCAGCACGCCCGGGTACGGAGACGTGACCATGCGCTTCAAGGCGGTGCCGATGACCGATCTTCTCCCGGCCCGCTACGCCCGCCCCGAGCTCAGCCTGGTCTTCGAATGCCTGGACGGGTTTGCCGCCACGATTCCGGCGGCGCGGGTGCTCGGTCAGGCGCCGGACGGCCCTCGTGCCTTTCTGGCGATCGAGGACCCCGCGTCCCCATGGCCTCCTTTGAAGAAGCAGCCCCAAGCGACGGCCGGCCCTTTCTACCTGATCTGGCAGACAGGGCCGTCCATGCGCGTGGCTCACGAGGAATGGCCGTATCAGATCTTCCGAATCTCGGTACGCGAGGCGGAGGGAGAATTCCGCGGGATCGCTCCGATGGGAGAGGCTGATTCGAAGGCCAAGGCGGGATTTGAAATCTTTGTCAGGAATTGCTCGCCATGTCACCGGCTCAATGGCGTGGGCAGCTCAGAGGTGGGGCCGGACCTGAACTCGCCCATGAATCCCACGGAGTACTTTCGCGAAGGCATCTTCGAGAAATATGTCCGCGACCCGGCCTCGCTCTTGCGTTGGCCTGACCAGAAAATGCCGTCCTTCCCTCCCGAAGTTCTCACGGACGCCGAACTGTCCCAGCTCCGCGCCTATCTCGCCACCATGGCCCGCCACAAGAAGGCGCCTTCACCCTGA